The DNA window TCTTTTACTTTTAAGTCAGTCATTAATGTGATTTGTTGTTTGACCTTATCTTGAATCATTGCCGCTACTTTAGGAACAGAGACACCATATTCAACATAAACATCCACATCAAGTGATAATTTTTCATCATTGCTGGAAAGCTTTACCCCACGCCGGCGATCAGAGCGTCCCAAAAGTTCACTTACGCTATTTGCAAATGAACCATACATCTTTGAAACACCATCGATTTCACTTGCGGCAATCCCCGCAATAATTTCTAAAACTCGTGGCGAAATTTGAA is part of the Limosilactobacillus reuteri genome and encodes:
- a CDS encoding Asp23/Gls24 family envelope stress response protein — encoded protein: MAEESKIVLSSEDKSLGTIQISPRVLEIIAGIAASEIDGVSKMYGSFANSVSELLGRSDRRRGVKLSSNDEKLSLDVDVYVEYGVSVPKVAAMIQDKVKQQITLMTDLKVKEVNVHIKGIVTSKEDQQVDPNDLFGEHLNDEAGE